TGACGTTTTTGTTTGCACTTCCCCTGTTTCACGCGCACAATACTGAGTGTGTTAACAGGAGGTTAATATGCTACAAGGATGGTTAGCGTCGTTACTCCTCGTATTGGTTGTTTCATTCTCACAACCGGTGCACGCGTCTAAGGAAATGACGCAGCAGGAAGTAGAACGCTGGTTGCAAAGCCAAGTGGTACTGCAAAAAGTTGACGATTTTTTGTTATTGGTGGAACAAGATGACACCGACGGCCTTAAATTTGCGTTAAATAGACTCGCGTTACCTCAGCAAGAGGTGGCGAGATTTTTGTTGCTCAAACATATTGAAGACAACGAACGTATTCTTTCCCCTAAAATGGCCATTTTCGTTCAAGGCCAAAAATCCCTGCCGCCTACTTACACTATGCTTGAGCGTGGTGATGGTTATGAGTTTTCTATTCCGGCGTTTAACTACCCAGCTATTTCTGCGCGATTGATTAAGCGTTGGAACAGTGATCAGAAAACCTTGGAGTTTATTCTACAGGCCGAAAGTGAGCAGTTGGTATTGCGTGATTGGCTATCTGAGGGTAGCGATTATGAGCGTAAGATCCGCGAGGACTTATTGGTCAAAGAGTTTGACAGCTTGTCACCGAAAGCGAACGCATTTATTAGTCAGCAACTTACCGATACCAATATCACCGAGTGGTTGCCTTCAACTCGCGTATTGGTGCGAATGGCTCAAGTGAATGAAGACGCAGCCTTATATGACTTACTATGGAAAATGCGCGCAGATTATCATAGCCAAGTAGAATTAGAGAGGCTGGCGAGTCTTTCTTCTCCATTTGCTCAGCAACAAATCATGGCGGCTGCTCGTAATCCGAGCCTAAAACGTCAGGCGATCACTGAACTTGCTCAAATCACGCCACTACCGAATGAAGTGAAAACCTTCTTGGTGACACGAATGACCAAGGTGGAAGACGCCAGTTTTGTCGCCAGTCAATTGGCGCAGAATGGTCATGGTGGATGGGTGAGGGATGTGTTGTCGACCAACAGCCAGGTGAAAGCGAGTTTGGTGTTGCAAGCCCTATCTAATTAACTGAATTTTTTCAGCTTATCAACATCACAGAGGACATTTCACCCGATGATAGATTTGCGTATATAATGGTACCTTCTTTCAAGGCGAAGTATCCCCTATGATTTACAAGGACTTACGTGATTTCACTCAGCACCTGGAAAGCCAGGGGCTGCTCAAGCGCATCTCACATCCCGTCGACCCTGATTATGAAATGACGGAGATCAGCGACAGAACTCTGCGATCGGGTGGACCTGCTCTGCTGTTTGAAAACCCGATTGGCTATGACATGCCGGTGTTGACCAATTTATTTGGTACCCCTGAGCGTGTAGCGATGGGGATGGGACGACAGCAAGTATCAGAGCTTAGAGAAGTAGGCAAATTGCTGGCCTACCTAAAAGAGCCTGAGCCTCCTCGTGGATTTAAAGACGCGATCAATAAAATTCCTCTATTTAAGAAAGTGCTGCATATGCCAGCCAAACGGCTACGTAAAGCTGCTTGCCAGCAAGTCGTTTGGCAAGGTGATGAGGTCGAACTTGATAAAATCCCTGTAATGAGTTGCTGGCCTGATGATGTCGCACCCTTGCTAACATGGGGACTAACGGTCACCAAAGGATCGAACAAGAAGCGTCAAAATTTAGGTATCTATCGCCAACAGAAGATAGCCAAGAATAAGATCATCATGCGCTGGCTCGCGCATCGCGGTGGTGCGCTTGATCTAAGAGACTGGATGGAAACTAATCCAGGAAAACCGTTCCCGGTATCGGTCGCATTTGGCGCCGACCCGGCTACCATCCTTGGGGCGGTCACACCCGTACCTGATACGTTGTCTGAATATGCCTTTGCTGGCTTGCTGCGTGGCGAACGTACCGAAGTGGTCAAATCGGTTAGCAACGATCTTGAAGTGCCAGCGAGCGCCGAAATTGTCCTTGAGGGTTACATTGATCCGCAAGAGTTTGCCGATGAGGGTCCGTATGGAGACCACACTGGCTACTACAACGAAAAAGAAAAGCACCACGTCTTTACAATTACGCACATTACTATGCGTGAAAACCCTATCTATCACAGTACTTATACAGGTCGTCCACCAGATGAGCCGGCTGTACTGGGGGTGTCGTTGAACGAAGTCTTCGTGCCTATCTTGCAAAAGCAGTTCCCGGAAATTGAAGATTTCTATCTTCCGCCAGAAGGATGTTCGTATCGTATGGCGGTGGTAACAATGAAGAAGCAATACCCGGGGCACGCTAAGCGCGTCATGATGGGGGTATGGTCTTTCTTGCGACAGTTCATGTACACCAAGTTTGTGATTGTATGCGATGAAAGCGTCAATGGCCGCGATTGGCAGCAAGTCACGCAAGCCATGAATGACCATATGGTACCGAGTCGCGATACCTTGATGATCGACAGCACGCCGATAGATTCTTTGGACTTTGCATCGCCGGTTACGGGTCTAGGTTCCAAAATGGGACTGGACGCCACGATTAAGTGGGATGCAGAGTTGGAGCTGGAGGCGGCGAAGTATCAAACAACACAAGATATCGAACGCTCGAATAGTTGGGATGAAACCTTATTGGCGAAACAGGTTACAGCTCAATATCCAGAGGTGACTGACTTGTATATTGCACCGGGAACGGGTACAAATCGTATGGTACTGCTGACTCTAGATAAGCAACGCGCAGGTCAAGCTATTGAGGTGATGGAAGGAGTAGAGGCTATACTCTCACCTTATCTGGCGACTAAGTTTATCGTTGCCTGCGATCAAGACGTGAATGTGCGTGATTGGAATGATGTGATTTGGGCGATCACTACGAGAATGGATCCGTCCAGAGATACATTGCTGGTCAACGATAGCACCTCTAGAGCATATTTAGATGCAACCAATAAACTTGAAGACGAAGTGACTCGTGAGTGGGGCATACCAATTAAAAAAGACCCTGCATTGGTTGCGAAGATAGACAGCATTTGGGATGAACTAAATATCCTATGACTAAGCGAGTAGTGCTCAAGCCTCAGAACCTTGAGTTTATAGTCGAAGAAGGGCAGACAGTGTTAGAGGCTGCGCTCAACCAGAATCTTGCTTTTCCTCACCGCTGTATGGTGGGAGCCTGCGCTTCTTGTTTATGCCGTATCGAGTCAGGTGCGGTAGACTATGATTTGGAACCATTACTTACCGAGAAAGAAAAGCAGCAAGGCTGGATGTTCTCCTGTCTTGCATATCCAAAGAGTGATTTGGTGATCACCTTTGGAGACGAATAAAAGAGATAAACCATGACCATCAATTGTAAAGTTAAGTCTATTGAGCCTTTAGCAGCGAATACCTATCAAATTTTGCTGCACCCAGAACAGCCTGTTAGCTTTAAAGCAGGTCAATATTTAATGGTAGTAATGGGTGAGGCCGACAAGCGTCCTTTCTCTATTGCTAGCAGCCCTTGCCGTCATGAAGGCGAGATCGAACTCCACATTGGTGCTGCGGAGCATAATGCTTATGCGTTAGAAGTGGTTGAATCAATGAAGCATGCACTTGAAGTGGGTGGCGACATTCAGATTGATGCCCCTCATGGCGAAGCGTGGATTCGTGAAGATAGCCAACGCCCAATTTTATTGATTGCTGGTGGCACGGGTTTTAGCTATGTACGTTCTATTCTTGATCACTGCATTAGCCAAAACATTGCTCAGCCTATTTATCTCTATTGGGGTGGTCGTGATGAAGCTCAGCTATATGCCAAACAAGAGTTGGCTGACATCGCTAATGCTCATGAGCGCATTCAGTTCATTCCAGTTATCGAAGAGACACTTTCTGAGTGGACGGGCAAACAAGGCAACGTACTTCAAGCGGTCAGTGACGATTTTGATTCACTCGCAGACTTCGATATCTATATAGCAGGCCGTTTTGAAATGGCTGGCGCTGCACGTGAACAGTTCACGCAAAACAAGCAAGCGAAGTCTGATCACATGTATGGTGATGCGTACGCATTTATCTAATTGTTAGTGATTTGCGGCTAAAAGGAGAGTTTTTATACTCTCCTTTTTGTTTTTTGATGGTATTTCAATCAAAAGAACGTTTTTTTTAAAAAATATTGAAAAAGGGGTTGCGCGGCTTCTCATTCTCCCTATAATGCGCACCACACCAAACGGGAGGGCAGCAAAGCAAGAGCCCAACAGGTTTGGCGGGCAAAAAGCCTAAACGAAAATAATTTGGAAAAGTGGTTGACACGACAAGTTATCTAGTTAAAATGGCCGCCCACTTCGAGAGAAAAGCCGAAAGGCTCAAAAACGAAAGTTTAGCTTCTCGAAGAAACGTTCTTTAAAAATTTAAACCTATCAATCTGTGTGGGCACTCGTTGATGATAATCAAATTAGATACCTCGGTATCAAATTAGGTTTTCAATGAACTGAGTGACCAATCAAGTCGAAAGACTTGGCACAGTCAATTCATTATCGTTCTGTTGGAACGATAATAGCTTTAGATTACTTATGTAGTTTAAAGTCAGTATTCATTGAGCCGACAAAATCTTAAATTGAAGAGTTTGATCATGGCTCAGATTGAACGCTGGCGGCAGGCCTAACACATGCAAGTCGAGCGGAAACGAGTTAACTGACCCTTCGGGTGACGTTAACGGCGTCGAGCGGCGGACGGGTGAGTAATGCCTGGGAATATGCCTTGATGTGGGGGATAACCATTGGAAACGATGGCTAATACCGCATAATGCCTTCGGGCCAAAGAGGGGGATCTTCGGACCTCTCGCGTCAAGATTAGCCCAGGTGGGATTAGCTAGTTGGTGAGGTAATGGCTCACCAAGGCGACGATCCCTAGCTGGTCTGAGAGGATGATCAGCCACACTGGAACTGAGACACGGTCCAGACTCCTACGGGAGGCAGCAGTGGGGAATATTGCACAATGGGCGCAAGCCTGATGCAGCCATGCCGCGTGTGTGAAGAAGGCCTTCGGGTTGTAAAGCACTTTCAGTCGTGAGGAAGGTAGTGTAGTTAATAGCTGCATTATTTGACGTTAGCGACAGAAGAAGCACCGGCTAACTCCGTGCCAGCAGCCGCGGTAATACGGAGGGTGCGAGCGTTAATCGGAATTACTGGGCGTAAAGCGCATGCAGGTGGTTCGTTAAGTCAGATGTGAAAGCCCGGGGCTCAACCTCGGAACTGCATTTGAAACTGGCGGACTAGAGTACTGTAGAGGGGGGTAGAATTTCAGGTGTAGCGGTGAAATGCGTAGAGATCTGAAGGAATACCGGTGGCGAAGGCGCCCCTGGACAGATACTGACACTCAGATGCGAAAGCGTGGGGAGCAAACAGGATTAGATACCCTGGTAGTCCACGCCGTAAACGATGTCTACTTGGAGGTTGTGGCCTTGAGCCGTGGCTTTCGGAGCTAACGCGTTAAGTAGACCGCCTGGGGAGTACGGTCGCAAGATTAAAACTCAAATGAATTGACGGGGGCCCGCACAAGCGGTGGAGCATGTGGTTTAATTCGATGCAACGCGAAGAACCTTACCTACTCTTGACATCCAGAGAACTTAGCAGAGATGCTTTGGTGCCTTCGGGAACTCTGAGACAGGTGCTGCATGGCTGTCGTCAGCTCGTGTTGTGAAATGTTGGGTTAAGTCCCGCAACGAGCGCAACCCTTATCCTTGTTTGCCAGCGAGTAATGTCGGGAACTCCAGGGAGACTGCCGGTGATAAACCGGAGGAAGGTGGGGACGACGTCAAGTCATCATGGCCCTTACGAGTAGGGCTACACACGTGCTACAATGGCGCATACAGAGGGCGGCCAACTTGCGAAAGTGAGCGAATCCCAAAAAGTGCGTCGTAGTCCGGATTGGAGTCTGCAACTCGACTCCATGAAGTCGGAATCGCTAGTAATCGTGGATCAGAATGCCACGGTGAATACGTTCCCGGGCCTTGTACACACCGCCCGTCACACCATGGGAGTGGGCTGCAAAAGAAGTGGGTAGTTTAACCTTCGGGAGGACGCTCACCACTTTGTGGTTCATGACTGGGGTGAAGTCGTAACAAGGTAGCCCTAGGGGAACCTGGGGCTGGATCACCTCCTTATACGAATAGATTATTGCGATGAGTGTTCACACAGATTGATTAGGTTTATGAATTAAAGACGATGCTTGGGTCTGTAGCTCAGGTGGTTAGAGCGTTCGCCTGATAAGCGAGAGGTCGGTGGTTCAAGTCCACTCAGACCCACCAATCTTCCTCCCAGATGATTGGCGATAAGCATCAACACTGATGGGGCTATAGCTCAGCTGGGAGAGCGCCTGCCTTGCACGCAGGAGGTCTGCGGTTCGATCCCGCATAGCTCCACCATCTTTAAGTGTTTTCTCTTTGAGAATATTTAAAAATGGTTTCTTTCTTTAACTAGAAAGCAAATCTCGTTCTTTAACAATTTGGAAAGCTGACGAATAACATTTGATTAATGTTATTCATTTAAAAGTTCTCAAATCCTAGATGATTTAATCATTTAGGTACCAACACACATTCAAGTGTTCTTGGAAGTGACGAAAGTCCACTTTTTGCCTCTGCTTTTTCTTAAAAAGCGGGAACAAAGAGTTATTTGAGTCCGGCAAAATCGAGTCTGCACATGTATAAAAATGCAGACAACTTTGGTTGTTTAACGACAATCTCGAGGTTTCTTTGAAACTCTTTGGGGTTGTATGGTTAAGTGACTAAGCGTACACGGTGGATGCCTTGGCAGTCAGAGGCGATGAAAGGCGTAATAACTTGCGATAAGCCCAGATTAGGTAGTAATAACCTTTGAGTCTGGGATTCCTGAATGGGGAAACCCAACTGCATAAGCAGTTATCGCTGAGTGAATACATAGCTCAGCGAGGCGAACCGGGGAACTGAAACATCTAAGTACCCCGAGGAAGAGAAATCAACCGAGATTCCGAAAGTAGCGGCGAGCGAAATTGGATTAGCCCTTAAGCTTTTAATGAGACAGACGAAGGCTCTGGAAAGTGCCGCAGTAAAGGGTGATAGCCCCGTAGTCGACATCTCATCATCAGTGAAATCGAGTAGGGCGGGACACGTGATATCCTGTCTGAATATGGGGGGACCATCCTCCAAGGCTAAATACTACTGACTGACCGATAGTGAACCAGTACCGTGAGGGAAAGGCGAAAAGAACCCCTGTGAGGGGAGTGAAATAGAACCTGAAACCGTGTACGTACAAGCAGTAGGAGCACCTTCGTGGTGTGACTGCGTACCTTTTGTATAATGGGTCAGCGACTTATATTCAGTGGCAAGGTTAACCGTTTAGGGGAGCCGTAGGGAAACCGAGTCTTAACTGGGCGTTCAGTCTCTGGATATAGACCCGAAACCAGGTGATCTAGCCATGGGCAGGTTGAAGGTTGAGTAACATCAACTGGAGGACCGAACCGACTAATGTTGAAAAATTAGCGGATGACTTGTGGCTAGGGGTGAAAGGCCAATCAAACCTGGAGATAGCTGGTTCTCCCCGAAATCTATTTAGGTAGAGCCTCGGACGAATACTACTGGGGGTAGAGCACTGTTAAGGCTAGGGGGTCATCCCGACTTACCAACCCTTTGCAAACTCCGAATACCAGTAAGTACTATCCGGGAGACACACGGCGGGTGCTAACGTCCGTCGTGGAGAGGGAAACAACCCAGACCGCCAGCTAAGGTCCCAAATTATAGCTAAGTGGGAAACGATGTGGGAAGGCTTAGACAGCTAGGATGTTGGCTTAGAAGCAGCCATCATTTAAAGAAAGCGTAATAGCTCACTAGTCGAGTCGGCCTGCGCGGAAGATGTAACGGGGCTAAGCTATAAACCGAAGCTGCGGCAATGACTTAGGTCATTGGGTAGGGGAGCGTTCTGTAAGCCGTTGAAGGTGGACTGTAAGGTCTGCTGGAGGTATCAGAAGTGCGAATGCTGACATGAGTAACGATAATGGGGGTGAAAAACCTCCACGCCGGAAGACCAAGGGTTCCTGTCCAACGTTAATCGGGGCAGGGTGAGTCGACCCCTAAGGCGAGGCCGAAAGGCGTAGTCGATGGGAAACGGGTTAATATTCCCGTACTTCTTACAATTGCGATGGGGGGACGGAGAAGGCTAGGTGGGCCTGGCGACGGTTGTCCAGGTTCAAGTGCGTAGGCTTGAGAGTTAGGTAAATCCGGCTCTCTTTAAGGCTGAGACACGATGTCGAGCTACTACGGTAGTGAAGTCATTGATGCCATGCTTCCAGGAAAAGCCTCTAAGCTTCAGATTGTAAGGAATCGTACCCCAAACCGACACAGGTGGTCGGGTAGAGAATACCAAGGCGCTTGAGAGAACTCGGGTGAAGGAACTAGGCAAAATGGTACCGTAACTTCGGGAGAAGGTACGCTCCTCACGGTGAAGTCCCTTGCGGATGGAGCTATGGGGAGTCGCAGATACCAGGTGGCTGCAACTGTTTATTAAAAACACAGCACTGTGCAAAATCGTAAGATGACGTATACGGTGTGACGCCTGCCCGGTGCCGGAAGGTTAATTGATGGGGTTAGACTTAGGTCGAAGCTCTTGATCGAAGCCCCGGTAAACGGCGGCCGTAACTATAACTGGTCCTAAGGTAGCGAAATTCCTTGTCGGGTAAGTTCCGACCTGCACGAATGGCGTAATGATGGCCACGCTGTCTCCACCCGAGACTCAGTGAAATTGAAATCGCTGTGAAGATGCAGTGTACCCGCGGCTAGACGGAAAGACCCC
The Vibrio sp. CB1-14 DNA segment above includes these coding regions:
- the ubiD gene encoding 4-hydroxy-3-polyprenylbenzoate decarboxylase, with amino-acid sequence MIYKDLRDFTQHLESQGLLKRISHPVDPDYEMTEISDRTLRSGGPALLFENPIGYDMPVLTNLFGTPERVAMGMGRQQVSELREVGKLLAYLKEPEPPRGFKDAINKIPLFKKVLHMPAKRLRKAACQQVVWQGDEVELDKIPVMSCWPDDVAPLLTWGLTVTKGSNKKRQNLGIYRQQKIAKNKIIMRWLAHRGGALDLRDWMETNPGKPFPVSVAFGADPATILGAVTPVPDTLSEYAFAGLLRGERTEVVKSVSNDLEVPASAEIVLEGYIDPQEFADEGPYGDHTGYYNEKEKHHVFTITHITMRENPIYHSTYTGRPPDEPAVLGVSLNEVFVPILQKQFPEIEDFYLPPEGCSYRMAVVTMKKQYPGHAKRVMMGVWSFLRQFMYTKFVIVCDESVNGRDWQQVTQAMNDHMVPSRDTLMIDSTPIDSLDFASPVTGLGSKMGLDATIKWDAELELEAAKYQTTQDIERSNSWDETLLAKQVTAQYPEVTDLYIAPGTGTNRMVLLTLDKQRAGQAIEVMEGVEAILSPYLATKFIVACDQDVNVRDWNDVIWAITTRMDPSRDTLLVNDSTSRAYLDATNKLEDEVTREWGIPIKKDPALVAKIDSIWDELNIL
- a CDS encoding 2Fe-2S iron-sulfur cluster-binding protein — its product is MTKRVVLKPQNLEFIVEEGQTVLEAALNQNLAFPHRCMVGACASCLCRIESGAVDYDLEPLLTEKEKQQGWMFSCLAYPKSDLVITFGDE
- the fre gene encoding NAD(P)H-flavin reductase; its protein translation is MTINCKVKSIEPLAANTYQILLHPEQPVSFKAGQYLMVVMGEADKRPFSIASSPCRHEGEIELHIGAAEHNAYALEVVESMKHALEVGGDIQIDAPHGEAWIREDSQRPILLIAGGTGFSYVRSILDHCISQNIAQPIYLYWGGRDEAQLYAKQELADIANAHERIQFIPVIEETLSEWTGKQGNVLQAVSDDFDSLADFDIYIAGRFEMAGAAREQFTQNKQAKSDHMYGDAYAFI